In the Hypanus sabinus isolate sHypSab1 chromosome X1, sHypSab1.hap1, whole genome shotgun sequence genome, TTTTAAATGGGGATTTTCTACAGCTCAGATGTTTGAgattgctgtattatatgctttGGATTGCTGCTTTTTAGTGAATGCGGAATTTGCGCCATATTTGGAATCTTACACATGCACCATCAGATACAAATTATCAGAGTGATAGATCAGCTTTCTTACATAACTATGTAACAAAACAAGCTGTTTCAGGCATTCTGCTATAAAAATGTCATTGAAATTAAAAGCTATCATCCAAATATTAGGGAATCACTGAAGCCTGGAAACTCAACTAATGAAAGACTACCAGGCTGGACTAAAGCAGATCATGGTTACTCTTGAGCAAGAAAATATCTATCAATATGATAGTAAATCCAATCACAACTTACTGATTTACATCCAATTACAGGGTTTTGCCCTGTCATTTTGTTGAGTGAGTAAATCACAGCCCATTGGGCACAATTATCCTTTTCAGGTCTGTGCTTGTTATCTCCTGATAGAAAATGCAGTGGCAAATGATTGGTGTGGAAAATGATTGGATACTGTGATAATCctatttaaatattcaaaaagCAACAAGATCTTGGAGAGGTTCAGACGGTGCATCCTGCAACACACCCGGACAAGTGCCTGGTtcaggaaacaaagaaagaaatttGGAAAAATAGCTTCCTGACTTTTATTAAGAATAAAGCTCTCAAATGTAATACAAGTTTCAACATCTTAACTTTAGATCTACAACATATCTTTTCCAATTTTAGTATCAATGGGGAGCTTTAGTAAAATGCAAAGAATGGCCAGGTAGCCCCAAACTATGAGAGCTTCCATCAGAAACATCTGCATTACTAGGGTCAGGAAGGTCATCACATTTTTCTATTTGTATCTTTAATAGTAATTTAATGATAAAAAAAATGTGCTATTAAGTACATTTGCACAATGATAGCCATATTTTTCAGAGTAATTATGCTTCTGGAAGCAGGACTTGGGGCTGAGGCTGGGTCAATATTTCCAAGAGTTCAGTAAATTGTTCTACCCTTTTTATATAGCTGAACACTAATCTATACTTTGATTTGTGCATATGGTGCAACAATAAAATCTATGGATTAATAATTGGAAAAAAAAGCACTTTATCATACACAAAGTGACTTTCAGAAACTTTATTTTTAAAAGCTGTAAAACTGCAAGTGCATGGAGGAGGCTTCTAGAGTTAGGGCAACTAATAGAAGGAAGGCATTTAACAAGAAACAAGTTATCTCGTATGCTTGAGTCAAAGTTGATTTAAACCACCTTGAAGTTTTTTCTCCTCACACAAACGCTTAAACCTTTACAACCATAAAATATAAAGGCATGAAATTTCAGATCAGCCATTCAAATGCCTTTAATATCCAGACTTATCATTTACAGGATCTGTTAGAAAATGTTTCAGTGTATCAATACCTAATTAATGTATTTGGAATAGCAAACTCAAATGTAGAAAGATGGAACCTAAATAGATACAAATGTGATTATTATAATTTAGAAATATGCATTCAACATCAACAATCACTGTTATGCACATTCACTACAGTTTTAATGTTCTGAAAGTCTTTTTACCCCATGAGCCCCAACTCATTTTGCATTATTCTATCACAATTAGCACAGTAAAATAATAGCGCAAAAATCCTAAACATTTCACACCTTACAACTATGATTGAGAGCGGCAAGAAAAATTATTTTCAAGACTATATAACAAACGCAAGGTTGTAATTACTGAGCATCACCACCATTTTCTCAATAGAAATCAACTTGCCCTTAAACTCAGAAAATATCCTAAGAAACTACATAATGGATATCTTAGCAATGGCTGATTAATCTTAGATAAGTTCAAGTGTATCTTGAATATATTGTCCATGCTAAGTTGACCAACATTAGCCAAAACCAAACTGTCTAGTTGTCCTTAAGCCTTCAAAGAATAAACATCTCAAAAATATATTTTAGTTTTTATATGTAAAGGCTGGGGTTACTGGGGTTAGCCTCCTTGGCTGGAAAGGATGAATATTGTTCCCAACCATTCATAAGCAAGCAACTATTCCCATTCACTAAGTTCAGACAGGGTTGTATAATACTAGATACTGTTGGGGGCGGGGGTGAGGAAGGATTTTCAGCATTAAGTGATAGTAAGTTATATACTCAAAAACTACCAAATGCATACAATCCAAAGAATGTTTTGAAAGTGTACCTCTCAAGCAGTGACATTATGCGCCTTCTTGCATACAAGCTTTGTTTCTGTCTCTAATATGATTGCTTTCTTACATAAAGCTTAGAGAGCAGTTTAAGAAATAAAACTGGAACATATTAATACCACCACATGCTGATCCAGTATATTTTGTAGCCAAGTGAACATCAAATATcattttatttactattattttgaTTAGAAGCATAATGTATGAATTTAATCAAATGAAAAGAGATATTAGATTTCACTTATTCAGAATCACTGTATAGTTGCATTTATTCCAATGCAACTGCGAAATTGCAAATTCTCAGGACTTCTCTATTTCATTGCATCTGGAGACTGCTGATTTAACTGCCAATAATCAGCGAGATCAGTGTGCAGTCTCAAGTTTTGGTTGTTTTGGTGACATTCATAGGAGAGCAGGACAAGGTGGTGTGGGAAGACAAGGGAAAGACTACAAGCACATTGAGGATTGGTATTATTTCAAAGGTTTGGGAGAATGAGATCCAGGATATGCAGACTGCCAAAAAGTTAAAAATGAGATGCTGTAACACACATTTTTATTCCAGTGTCCATTTTGGACAAAACAGGGATGGCCTATATAATTTGTTTAGTTTTGCTCATGCCAGCTGCACTGTTTGTAAGGCAACACAACTTTGAGAGCAAATGTACTGCAGTGTTGTATTATATTTCCAGGTACTTCAACATTAGAGTTCCTTTGCCATGGTTTTACATTATTATCTCAGACATGTTGGAAGCTGTTCCAGTTCACTCAATGGTGGTTTGGAACACTAAAGTTGCTATACTCAGGTTTGTTCAGTTCATTCAAAACATACTAAAGGATACTATCATTCTATTGCCAGATACACTGTAACCCAGATCACCATTTTAAAAAAGGTTTGTGGTAACTCTCATTAACCTTTGCCTTGTACATTACTTTTTACAAGATAAAACATTAAGAAACTTATTCCTCAGCAAACTGTATTCACattttgcaaacaattttatttttataatgGTGACCTACTTTGGGCAACTACTTGGCGCTAGCTCTTCAATGCCTCTTCCAACTAACACATATACCCAATGTAATTTCACTTAGCCATTGCTGCAAGCATCAAGAAAAAAGTTATTCCAGCCAAAATTCATTTGATGCTTCTTGCGCAGCCTTGTCAAGAAACTTAGTTATGTATCTTGACCATATATTTTAAAAGCGATAAACATTGTTTCAAGGTTTGAATATTCCAATAATATTTTCCCACCCTCCCCAACCTTATTCAAAGTCACAGGAGTAAAGACTTAACATATAGGATCAGTGCTGAGATGCTAagaattattttgtaatttttggAAGCAATTTACTCCCAAAGTCCCCTTGTCTTAACCCCTGGAGAAGTGCAGTGGCCAAATCTCCCAGTTGTTGCTGTTGTGGGCATGGAGTTCAGCATTGCTGCCTTGATCTGGTTGCGGAGAAATGCATTCTGCTCCAAAAGGACCTCATTGTTGCCCATCAAATTTGACACCTGCTTTTTGAGCTCCTCATTTCGGTTTCGCAACATAATGTTCTCCTCCTCCAAGTATCCAGGATCAACTGATCGCCGATTTGAAAGATCATATTCATAGACTTCAAACTCAAACCCTTCTAACTTTCTCCTCTTCAAGCGGTGATCATACTCATAACAATTGATACCGCTGTCATTATCCGATCGATCATATCTACGAATTGGCTGAGACAGTGGAGGGTCTCGTGTCAGCTTGATATCATGTTCTAAATTGTCACGTTTGAAATGACGAAACCTACACTTTGATCCTCTTTGACAATCACCTTTGAGGTAGTCACGGCATACCGGGATCTCACCTTTATCAGCAGGCAGGTCAGAAACTGAGAGACCATAGGTTTCAGCCACCTTGGAACGCAAATGTAGGGGAAGCTCCCCTGTTTTTTTGTAGTATTCTTCATCCTCTGCTGTCCCGTGTATGAATGTGCATTTTGCACGGGTACAAACATTATTCATAAAATAATGACAGAAGACAAACTCATTCTTTTTCACACCTAGGTCATGTACCTCATTTATATCCGGGTGGAGGTACTTGCAGGTCTTGCCGCGATAGCAGACATTGCGCAGGTAGTCCCGGCAAACATCTTCTGTGCTCTGGCCAGCCTCGTCTTTGCCATTGTTAACAACATTATTGTCTGCCATTTTAACCGATTATTTCTGCGCTGCTCAACAAACAACTGCAAAAGAAAAATGAATCATGTCAGAGAGAAAAGGACCGAACACAGAAGTGTGGGTCATCTTCGCATCCCACCCACAACCACATCAAAAAGCCCAACGGTAACTTAATTGAAAATACACAAATTGCAGGCACACTTTTTATGCAAGTTAGCTGCCTTGTTTTGTATGATCTCTCAAGTGTAATTTATTTTGCAGCAGATTTCTTTGTACTTGATACATGAAAATTCCAAGAACTCCAGGATATCTATGACCATCATAAGCTTTATAATACTGGCATGAGTTGCCTGAAAAAATATCAGTCATTGAATCCCATTAATATCCAAGGACTATTTTATTGGGATTTATCCCAAGTAGTTTGGAAGACCTGGGAACAAGAATGTAAGTAAGTTTCAACTCCAACCCTTGTTTTAAAGATTTGATTGCAATAGGCAAAATGGGGCTATGAATGAAAGGCCAAGTTGTTTGTTTTCTATTTCAAATATTACATATTTGGATTTTCTTTTAGTGAAATAATAGAAATGTAGTTTTTAACTGACATTTAATTACTTTTCCTATTTTGGAACTTAGCTCAGCATCAGAACGAAGCTGAGAGTGCAGAAGGGTGCAGGTGGACAACCTGAAATTTAATCAGGATATATGGTATTAACTAGTTTAAAACCACTTCCATAAAGAACACACCTAAGAAGTGCTTTTTTGTAAGGATTtcttttaaataaaaataagggAAACAGAAAAGATAGAAATAGCTGCCAGAAAAAAGGTAGAAAATAATGGAAATGTTTGAATAAAGTCATCtaattttattatttcttttctccaTACGTTGCCTCAGAGAAAACTTTCATGCTTTCTTCTCTGAAGAAAACTATAATTAAACTCATTATCTAATTGTACCTTGCACTGAGGACTGACATTTTATTTACATAGTTTGTTTTATACAGTTGATGAGACAGTGTATCAATTAAAAATTACACCACAGCGACACTTGGTTAAAAAATTACTGTAAAATAATTGATGTAACTGTAAAATTTCCACTTTTTTCAGGCAGGTATCAAGTTCCATGTCTGTTTCTTTACTACATAACTATACAATACATAAATAGATTACCTTTAAGAATAATTAATTGGCTAAAACATTGAGGGACCTATGACAATAACAAAATGCCTGTGCAAAAACTGGGAGAACAGCAGGAGCCTcgacccacccaccccccacacactaTACATTTTGATAGTGTCAAAGTGCTTTCAGACTGGAAGTTAGTTTTTCATTTTTCAGTAAAAGAAAACAGTTATTCTTATAACACAATAGTGCTTAGTGTACACTTGACAGAAAGGGTAATATTTTCCTGTAACCTAGCTGATTAAATAATTCTCCAAATCATATAGTAATTTCATTGACTTCAAAAACTTGCCTTCATATCGTTCCTTTCACGTCAGGACTTCCTAGAGTGCTATACAGCTATGACTTCTCACAAATAGCTATGGAAATTCTATGGCCAAGAATTTGTTCCAATGAGGGTTAAACATTGACTCTGATATTATGATAACTCAACGTCTGAGTGATAGGTCTTGTATCCCAAGAACAGGTAAGCAAGGCCAGAGATTAATGTCCAATTCCAGCAATATTTTTTTGACCGGAGTACTCCTTCAGCTCTACGCAGGAGGGTCAAGATGAATTGCAATTCCAAGTCTACACATGTGGGTCAACACCACAATCTCTACCATGGTCcatatattttttatttgtagTGCCAAAAGATCCATGATTTCAGCAAGGTACTGAAGCAGTTAAAAAAATCAGGTTTTGTAAATTATTCAGACCAGTATTCCGTGAAGCATGTTCCAAGACAGCTACACATTTTATTACAAATTAATTATAGGACATAAGTAAAGGGTAAGAAATAAATGCTTAACAGACATGGGAACATTCAGATTTAAGTGACTTAATTTAATGCCAAAAAAGGGAtaaacatacaaaccccttatcCAGGGAAGAACACATTCAAAAGGCCAACCTTGAGAGGTGCAGTCTTAGTGCCAGCCATGCTCCCTGCCAAGAGCACTGAATTCATTCAAGTGGCATTAACCCCTTTCTTACTGCATGTTATGTCTTGCAATGTCACGAACCTACCGACAATGCCTGATACATTGCTTGCTTCTCCTACCGACAATAACCTGGATTAGCAAGCAGATCTAAAGAGGGCACCACCGCCCATAGTTGCATGAGTATCGctaagtttcttttttttttgtgcatCATACTACCATCAAGAATACTGTTTTTGTTCATAGCTGCTTGCTGTGAATTATTTCCCTTTTTATTTTGCGCAAAGATAACGATATTCAGAATTGGTGCTGTTTTGCTCGTTGCCGCTAGCACGGATCTTTATTAGCTTTTTACTAGCAAAACAAGTTAATGCATCAAATTTAAATAGAAGTATGTGGTTCAAAAGCAGCAGGGTCAAAAAATAATGTAGCATAATGCATATGAACTTCTACGGTCTTCTAACAGGCCTTGTTCCTAAGAGTCTTAACGTACCCCATTATAGGTTAGATGACTATTTAAAACAAGCATTTTAACCCCTGAAGATAGCATGGTTAAAGCTGAGCCAAGCTGAAACAGAATCTAAAGAAACCCCTGCATAGGTGGCAATTAGGACAGTAATTTTAATCATTTGGTTCCATTTGCTACTTTTGCGCAGAAATTCTGCGTACTTGCAAGCAGAAACTAaaatgctaaaaaaaaaatttaaaatcttTAAAATGGAATGCCAAAAATAGTTATTTAAATTTGTTTTATTGCTTATAAGACACGAGAACATAATTCTATATTTTTATTACATTCACCAATATTGAACATTGCATTTGAGACAAATTGAATCAAAATCTTAACTCCTCAAAATCACTAGTTTGAGTCTATTCAACATCAAGCATGGATCTCAGCTTAAATAATAAAGAATAGAACCCACCATAGTCCGACGAGACAAAATCCCTTATGCTTTATGGGAGGCAAAAAGCTGCAACTGGCCATAAAGGATCAGGTGTACTGAgagaaaaacaaaatcagaattaTTTGCAAGCTTCTGTGTTTTCAACTCACCAAAGCTGAAAAGTAATCTGTCAAGGGCTAATCTGTAATTGGAACATTTTAGCCCCAACTGTTTACCATTTTGAACAGATGGATTGTTCTGTGTAATGTCTGTATCTTACTTTAATAATCATGCACAAATTGAAAGGCTGAATCATTATTATGTTTTTAACAATGTCAGTGCAAGAAGAAAAATAATCATATCCTTGAATACTAAAACTCAACTTACTGGGAAACATACTTTTGAAATATAAATACAATAATCCATCTGTAGCTTGTCTTCTATCAGGTGCCAAGGATCCAATAATAAAAGCTGTAAGTTTTAAGTTGTGTACTTAGATTGTAAACAGATACAAAAGAAATTCTGTATAGAGTAATAAACTGTTGAAGCACAGATCGTCTATCCCAAAATGCCTGTGCCCATATTTCTTTCAATCCACCGACTTTACCTCCACTTATTTGCTTCTCCTTCAAACTTTTGACATTTCACCTAATTGAAGCCCATTACTTACAAGAAGCAattatctaattttttttaaatatttaattcaTTTCAGAGCTAACGGCAAAAAATGAACATTCTAACTACTCTAAATGTTTGAAATCTCCTTTTGACTTAAATCTATGCTTCCTTGCTAGGATAGCCTTCTTGACTTATTAAATCTTCCCTGATCTCCTTCAGCACGAACTTGGTCTTTATTGATTACATTTTCTCATCCTGCATCACCTCCTAACAAACCTGTGTTTTCTCCATTACTTTCATGAAATGGGATGTGCAAAATTATATTAAATGCTCTTGCTGAATAAGCCTTCATGCAAGTTTACCACCACCTGATCAATAAATATCCCAAGGATTAAAAATCAACCACTACACTAGTCTTTTGATAAAAGGCTTAATCACTTGCACTGCCACCTTCAATAATCTGTATACAAGCTCATCAAGGTTCATTTGTTCCTCCACATCCTTTTAAAATTTACATGACCCTTCCCATTCTTAATTTTAAAATGTAGTAATCCACACTTTCTACATAAAGTAGTAACTACAAAATATCTGCCCACTTTCTAGCCTATATTGTTTTGCAGTGCAGTTCTTCATTGGTTACTGAAGGGAAAAACAAGCCCATCATCTAAGGACACAATGTCTCTGAAATTTGGTGTTGAGTTTTCTCTTAAATCATATGTAATACTAAACAAATAATTACAGTTAAAGTAACGTGCATTTGCTTGTTCAATAGGCTTTGCCTAGGTCACATTATTTTGactacaacaaaaaaaaacagggtcATCACTGTCCAGGACTCACCAGCTGTTTGTTGTCAGTATTCCCCATTCTGCGCCAGCTGGGCACACCAAAATTAAGCATGGTAACCAGAATACTCAAAAATAAATGTTGACTGAGACATAATATACAATTCTATTAAAATGTCACAAAATTTAAAAATCCACTTACTTTATTACAGAGTTCTGAGAACTGCTCTGTGAATGCTCCATTGGACCTAATTTTCATAGTAATAAAAAGACATGTTATACCACCTAGGTATTCAACGGTCTTAATAATCTATTTGAAACATAGCATGGCACAATccaaaataagtaagcaatattACCTACATTGTTTGGTCTCTCATTCTTCAAATAAAAGTATCCTTCTTATTCCTTAGGGGTGAGTCCAGGTTACATGGACGCAATCCCTTCAGATGTTTCATTTTGCTGATGTTGCCCATTGAGTTTTTTCCCTTTCAGCAAACTAGTGACATCATTCATTTAATGTATACATTTTTTCCACAGTAACCGGAACATAATGTAATAAACAATAGCACGATATTAAGCTTGTATGAAAACAAAAGCACAGGAGTGGTTCACAGGGGCCCAAGCATTAAAAAACCCCAGCATAATGAACAACTCATCACATTTTACAAAATATTGGAAGCAAATATTCCTGACAGTTTTGGAAAAGAGAAAATTCAAGGATGAACATTTAAGCTCTAGTAAACTGTAGCACAACTCTgagcaaaaatgaaaaaaaactaaAAGCACACTGTACACATTGTGGAAAAACAAAACCTCAAATTTGTTCCTCAACTTGGTGCCTGAAGTTTAAAGAATAAGCCATAATTAATTTCATTGTTACTGGGTATAAATATTTATACATCCTACCCACCAGTACCACATGGGAACACCTTTACCAGCGAGACAGCAGCAGTTTAAGTCTGTGCCTCATCATCACCTTCAAGGGCAATGAACACTAGCCTTGGCAGCAGAGGCCAGATACCAAAATGAATAAGTAAAACCAGGATTTATTGCTACCGTAGATTATCATGCTGAAAATGACGAAATAGTTCTTCACTACAGCTGTCATATTAACAATGTTTATGATCTATTTagctgtatagcacagaacaaGCCCTTCTAGCCCAATAAGTGCACTGCTTAACAACCTACCTACTTCACCCCAacctaaacacaggacaatttgcaatgaccaattaacagtatgtctttggcctgtgggagaaaaccagagcacccggaggaaacccacgtgcccCCAGAAAGTatatacaaactttcttacagaagacactggaattgaactacaAATGAGGCGCAACTGTGGCATAgctgttagcacaacactattacagctcaggcagTACttcatctttaaataaataaataaactgatgCCCAAAGCTGTAACGCTAACAGCTACACTACCGCAGCACCCCAGGTAATTGATGGCTTAACTGTAAGtcatagcagagaaaaaataaaaatctgtGTCACAGGTCTGAGTCCTTTTGATTGTTGAGTGTAGGGGAAGAGCACACCCACCTATGATATATTGTGATGTGCTCACTCTACATTACTCCATTATTGAGTATTCTTTCCTAGTATGGAAATGTCCTGCCAACGctaatataaaaaaaagacttaAGAATGCAAAATGACAACTACAGAACTATCAATGACTGCCCTAACCCAAAGAATACCAAGTTTATACTTCCTTACAGATAATCTGGAAACCTGTGGCCAGtggaaggggggtggggggagggaggagaaagagagaaaacaacaAATCAAGAATGCCAGAACATCAACAGTTACAACACTGCAGAAGATGTCTCAAGCCCCAAAGGAGTCTGATTGCAACACAGGTAAATCAACATCAGTACAACCATCTACAAGTAGTGGTAGGCACGACTTGTAGATAATGGGCCTAGCTGGTGGGACTACTAAGCAGCTTACTACTGAAGTGGAGAAAGAATAGACCACCTGGAAGGCCACAATTTGTCTCTGTACAAAAGTCTGCTGGCCAAGAGCTGACAGGGTGGAGTGTGGTGCCACCACAATACTCAAAACTCATAAGTGTGACAAGACATAGACTAAGCAACATCTTTGTGTGCTCATACATGCTTCAGGATCTTGAAAGAGGCCAATTCATGAGCTTTCTGGTGCTACCTTCAATGGAAATACAATTTAAATTAAGCATTAACAAGGTCCCACGTGGGAGGTCGGTCaataaggttcagtcacttggcagtCAGGATGAGGAAAACTGGATTACACATTGGCTTTAcaagagaagccagagagtgatagtagaaggttgcctctctgactggaggcctgtgattagtggtgtgccgcagaAAATGAAGCTGGGTCTactgtttatcatctatatcaatgatctgggtgataatgtggtaaactggatcagcaaatttgtagattacaccaagattgggagcTTTATGGCCAGTGAGGAAGGCaataaaaatgggctgaaaaatgaaagtttaatgcagacaggtgtgaggtgttgtacttctGGAGggcaaaccagggtaggtcttacatggttAGCAGTAGGACACGCAAGAAtttggtagaacagagggatctgggtatacagatccataattctttgacagtggcatcacagatagatagagTAATAAAGAAAGCACttagcacattagccttcataaatcaaagtatgagtacaggagttgggatgttacgttgaagttgtacaaaatgttaatgagaccaaatttggagtattgccacctacctgcaagaatgatatcaataagattgaaagagcgcagagaacatttacaaggacgttgccaggagttaaggacctgaattatagggaaaggctatataggttaggactttattccctggagcatagaagatttggtagaggagatttgataaaggtatacaaaattataaagagtatagatagggtaaatgcaagcaggctttttccagagaTTGGGCGAAAACCTTAGAActgtcattggttaagggtgaaagatgaaatttttaaggagaacctgagggggaactttatCAGTGTCgttgagtgtggaacgagctgccagcagaagtggtgaatgtgggttcaacatttaagagaaatttgaatatggataggagggatatggtttgggtgtaggtcaatggaactaggcccattaatagcttggcatggactagatggagcaaagggcctgtttctatgctgtagtagtCTATGATTCTATAACTTGTCTTTTATACCCTAGagcaccacagtagcatagcagtgagtgtgacactattacagctcatggCGTTCCAGAATTCGAAGTTCAATTCCAATGACACCTGTAAGGAGCTTTTATGTTCTCCCTAtaactgtgtgggcttcctccaaatgctccaatttccttccacattccaaagatgtacgctTAGTAGTTTAAATGGTCATTGCAAACTGTGTTctcattaggctagggttaaataggagggttgctgggtgatgcagCACTTTGGGCCAGAGGGGGCTGTTCCATGTcttattgctaaataaataaaaatcccaGATACCAAACAGGTGGGCACTGTGGTCCTCCACTCTGcacaagattttttaaaaaacttaattTTAGCCCTTTTGTAAGAAAATTTGACAGATCATGATGGAATTGCAACATGATAGATCATTTATGATAACCATTTTCAGGAAAAAGATTGCATTTATACAACCAGGCATGCGTTAGCAGAACAACAAGTAGCCTGACCTTTTAGAATAACCTACTTAAATAAGAATTCTTGT is a window encoding:
- the LOC132384612 gene encoding zinc finger CCCH domain-containing protein 10-like — protein: MADNNVVNNGKDEAGQSTEDVCRDYLRNVCYRGKTCKYLHPDINEVHDLGVKKNEFVFCHYFMNNVCTRAKCTFIHGTAEDEEYYKKTGELPLHLRSKVAETYGLSVSDLPADKGEIPVCRDYLKGDCQRGSKCRFRHFKRDNLEHDIKLTRDPPLSQPIRRYDRSDNDSGINCYEYDHRLKRRKLEGFEFEVYEYDLSNRRSVDPGYLEEENIMLRNRNEELKKQVSNLMGNNEVLLEQNAFLRNQIKAAMLNSMPTTATTGRFGHCTSPGVKTRGLWE